The following coding sequences are from one Archocentrus centrarchus isolate MPI-CPG fArcCen1 chromosome 4, fArcCen1, whole genome shotgun sequence window:
- the gclm gene encoding glutamate--cysteine ligase regulatory subunit, translated as MDSQNTTNANTEAKMLLNHAKTFRLHTGNLVSRSRLKKKCPGSPSEELRDCIQATLSDWISTAKLSSKDLTEILECSIPEATDAITPEEREEVKVSVKLFLCESGQSSIKEAVEMACQTLAVSQLDSVIIAPPGPLEGDSQSLAHLQPAWEELEALVRSKQIAAIGTSDLDKDLLEQLYNWAQIKPSSNQVNLASCCVMPPDLTAFAKEFDIQLLTHNDPKELISAGTFQEAVREGAQDLNIADWRLEWVLRYNVIVKSRGIIKSKGYLVSAKKAST; from the exons ATGGATTCTCAAAACACTACCAACGCCAACACTGAGGCAAAGATGCTGCTGAACCACGCCAAGACTTTCAGGCTCCACACCGGGAATCTGGTCAGCCGAAGTCGCCTAAAAAAGAAGTGTCCGGGCTCCCCCAGCGAGGAG CTTCGAGACTGCATTCAAGCCACGCTGAGCGACTGGATTTCCACAGCAAAGCTGTCATCCAAG GACTTGACTGAAATACTGGAGTGCTCCATACCAGAGGCAACAGATGCTATCACAcctgaagagagagaggaggtgaaGGTTTCAG TCAAGCTGTTCCTGTGTGAGTCTGGTCAGTCTTCCATCAAAGAAGCAGTGGAGATGG CCTGCCAGACGCTGGCAGTGTCCCAGCTTGACTCTGTTATCATAGCTCCACCTGGGCCGTTGGAAGGTGACAGCCAAAGTTTGGCTCACCTTCAGCCTGCCtgggaggagctggaggctcTAGTTAGAAGTAAGCAGATAGCTGCAATTGGCACCTCTGACCTGGACAAAGATCTGCTTGAACAGCTCTATAACTGGGCTCAG ATAAAGCCTAGTAGTAACCAGGTCAACCtggcttcctgctgtgtgatgccTCCAGACCTGACAGCCTTTGCAAAAGAGTTTGATATCCAGCTGCTGACGCACAATGATCCCAAAG AGCTGATATCGGCTGGCACGTTCCAGGAGGCAGTCCGAGAGGGAGCTCAGGACCTGAACATCGCTGACTGGAGGCTGGAGTGGGTCTTGCGCTACAATGTCATTGTCAAGAGCAGGGGCATCATCAAGTCTAAGGGCTACCTTGTCAGTGCAAAGAAGGCGAGCACCTAg